The Arthrobacter sp. NicSoilC5 genome has a window encoding:
- a CDS encoding glycosyltransferase translates to MRILLWHVHGSWTDAFVRGRHEYLLPVLPEGGAWGLGRAGRDWPESVREVDLAALDGDAVDAVVLQRPEEIDEVARALGRIPGVDLPAVFVEHNTPKGNFPNISHPLADQTVIPVVHVTHFNRLAWDNGAAPTTVIEHGIPDPGQLYTGELPELGVVVNEPVRRGRVTGTDLLPAFASVAPLQVFGMKTDGLAAATGIGDARLTSRGDLKTRDLHRELARCRVYVHPMRWTSLGLSLLEAMHLGMPVVVLAATEAPRAVPQEAGVVSADMDELLQCAGRLVANPDEARRRGLAAREAALERYGLGKFQDRWDELLADLRSRPRHSVNERPDERILVPARERKTP, encoded by the coding sequence ATGAGAATCCTGCTCTGGCATGTCCACGGTTCCTGGACGGACGCTTTTGTCCGCGGCCGTCACGAATACCTGCTTCCCGTCCTGCCCGAAGGCGGGGCCTGGGGACTGGGCCGCGCCGGCAGGGACTGGCCGGAATCAGTGCGGGAGGTGGACCTGGCGGCCCTCGACGGCGACGCCGTGGACGCCGTCGTCCTCCAACGGCCCGAAGAAATCGACGAAGTGGCCCGGGCCCTGGGCCGGATCCCCGGCGTCGACCTGCCGGCCGTGTTCGTGGAACACAACACGCCCAAAGGCAATTTCCCAAACATCAGCCATCCGCTCGCCGACCAGACCGTGATCCCGGTGGTCCACGTGACCCATTTCAACCGGTTGGCGTGGGACAACGGCGCCGCCCCCACCACGGTAATCGAGCACGGGATCCCGGACCCTGGACAGCTGTATACGGGCGAGCTGCCCGAGCTGGGCGTCGTGGTCAATGAGCCCGTCCGGCGTGGCCGGGTCACAGGGACGGACCTCCTGCCCGCCTTCGCCTCCGTGGCGCCCCTGCAGGTGTTCGGCATGAAGACCGACGGGCTCGCGGCAGCCACCGGAATCGGGGACGCGCGGCTGACGTCCCGTGGCGACCTCAAAACGCGGGACCTGCACCGGGAGCTTGCGCGCTGCCGGGTCTACGTCCACCCGATGCGCTGGACCTCGCTGGGGCTGTCCCTGTTGGAGGCCATGCACCTGGGAATGCCCGTGGTGGTGCTTGCCGCCACGGAAGCTCCCAGGGCAGTGCCGCAGGAAGCCGGCGTGGTCTCGGCAGACATGGATGAGCTGCTTCAGTGCGCCGGGCGCCTGGTCGCTAATCCGGATGAAGCCCGACGGCGGGGACTCGCCGCCCGGGAGGCGGCGCTGGAGCGTTATGGCCTGGGCAAGTTCCAGGACCGCTGGGATGAGCTCCTGGCGGACCTGCGCAGCCGGCCCCGGCACTCCGTCAACGAACGGCCGGACGAGCGGATCCTCGTCCCGGCGCGGGAGAGGAAGACCCCATGA
- a CDS encoding glycosyltransferase, with translation MKIAMISEHASPLAALGGVDAGGQNVHVAALSEALAKRGHHVTVYTRRDATELPERVRVGRGLEVVHVDAGPARHVPKDDLLPYMGELADGVSRDWGQRPPDVVHGHFWMSGLAALDAARRPETGYRVPMLQTFHALGTVKRRHQGAEDTSPEERRWLEPGVGRSADRIIATCSDEVFELKAMGIATGKISIAPCGVDLNFFSPEGPVAARKRRYRILSVGRLVRRKGVDLVIRSLPYLKAAGFEDVELLIVGGGGDSTVMHKDPEIRRLLDLAAELGVSGHVTLQGQVPRAEMPGIFRSADAVVCAPWYEPFGIVPLEAMACGVPVVAAAVGGLRDTVVDHATGLHVPPRDPEAIASALSLLLENPTLRAKLGQAGERRARTRYSWDRVAAETEKAYQLAVAGAPASASAGIVPMEGAAL, from the coding sequence ATGAAAATCGCGATGATTTCCGAACACGCCAGTCCCTTGGCGGCACTGGGCGGGGTGGACGCCGGCGGCCAGAACGTTCACGTGGCCGCGCTGTCCGAGGCCCTTGCCAAGCGGGGCCACCACGTCACCGTGTATACCCGCAGGGACGCAACGGAGCTCCCCGAACGGGTCCGGGTAGGACGCGGCCTCGAGGTGGTCCACGTGGACGCCGGGCCCGCCCGCCACGTGCCCAAGGACGACCTGCTGCCCTACATGGGGGAGCTCGCGGACGGGGTGTCCCGGGACTGGGGGCAGCGGCCGCCGGATGTGGTTCACGGCCACTTCTGGATGTCCGGCCTGGCCGCACTGGACGCGGCCAGGCGGCCCGAAACCGGGTACCGCGTCCCCATGCTCCAGACCTTCCACGCCCTGGGCACCGTCAAACGCAGGCACCAGGGCGCCGAAGACACCAGCCCCGAGGAACGCCGCTGGCTGGAACCGGGAGTGGGACGTTCCGCGGACCGGATCATCGCCACCTGTTCCGATGAAGTCTTCGAGCTAAAGGCCATGGGCATCGCAACCGGAAAAATCTCGATCGCGCCCTGCGGCGTGGACCTGAACTTCTTTTCGCCGGAGGGGCCGGTGGCCGCAAGGAAGCGCCGCTACCGCATCCTGTCGGTAGGGCGGCTGGTGCGGCGCAAGGGCGTCGACCTGGTGATCCGCTCGCTCCCGTACCTCAAAGCGGCGGGATTCGAGGACGTCGAACTCCTGATCGTGGGCGGCGGCGGGGACTCCACCGTGATGCACAAGGACCCGGAAATCCGCCGCCTGCTGGACCTTGCCGCCGAGCTCGGTGTGTCCGGACACGTGACGCTGCAGGGACAGGTGCCGCGGGCCGAAATGCCGGGCATCTTCCGCAGCGCCGACGCCGTGGTGTGCGCGCCCTGGTACGAGCCCTTCGGCATCGTGCCGCTGGAGGCCATGGCGTGCGGCGTTCCGGTGGTGGCTGCTGCAGTGGGCGGCCTGCGGGACACCGTGGTGGACCACGCCACCGGCCTGCACGTGCCACCCCGGGATCCCGAAGCCATTGCATCGGCCCTGTCGCTGCTCCTGGAAAACCCCACCCTCAGGGCAAAGCTGGGCCAGGCCGGAGAGCGGCGTGCCCGCACCCGCTACTCCTGGGACCGGGTGGCCGCGGAAACGGAAAAGGCCTACCAGCTTGCCGTGGCCGGGGCGCCGGCCAGCGCTTCAGCCGGAATCGTACCGATGGAAGGAGCCGCACTGTGA
- a CDS encoding glycosyltransferase family 9 protein translates to MGRVLVARLDSMGDVLLAGPAVRAVANGRAQHGGSTNHVVMLCGRQGEAAAAMLPGVAEVYSWDSPWIMNPAPRMTGPHADRLIEYVRNSRITEAVILTSFHQSPLPLALLLRLAGVERITGASTDYAGSLLDVRLKPGEDFPEDQPEAERALGIAEAAGFRLPPGDDGKLRVNSVAEVAALVGTEPYVVVHPGAAVPARAWPPLHHAAAVELLQGAGYRVVVTGGPGETSLTATVAGPSALDLGGRTDLATMAGVMAGADAVISGNTGPAHLAAAVGTPVACLFSPVVPAIRWAPYGVPLELLGDQNAPCRMSRARVCPVPGHPCLDSVSPEEVVAAVERLISGVSSFSTHVSTRRKARNR, encoded by the coding sequence ATGGGGCGCGTCCTGGTGGCCCGGCTGGACAGCATGGGCGATGTCCTTCTGGCCGGCCCCGCGGTCCGCGCGGTGGCCAACGGCCGCGCCCAGCATGGCGGCAGCACCAACCATGTGGTGATGCTGTGCGGCCGGCAGGGTGAAGCGGCCGCTGCCATGCTTCCCGGCGTCGCCGAGGTCTACAGCTGGGACAGCCCCTGGATCATGAATCCGGCACCCCGGATGACCGGCCCGCACGCGGACCGGCTGATCGAATACGTCCGTAATTCCCGCATCACCGAAGCCGTTATCCTCACCTCTTTCCACCAATCACCCCTGCCGTTGGCCCTGTTGCTGCGCCTGGCGGGCGTGGAGCGCATCACCGGTGCCTCCACCGATTACGCTGGCTCGCTGCTTGACGTGCGCCTGAAACCGGGGGAGGACTTTCCCGAAGACCAGCCCGAAGCGGAACGGGCGCTGGGCATCGCCGAGGCCGCAGGCTTCCGGCTCCCTCCGGGCGATGACGGAAAGCTGCGCGTCAACTCCGTGGCCGAAGTGGCAGCGCTCGTGGGTACGGAGCCCTATGTCGTGGTCCACCCCGGAGCGGCAGTTCCTGCCAGGGCGTGGCCTCCTCTGCACCATGCGGCCGCCGTCGAGCTCCTCCAGGGTGCCGGCTACCGCGTCGTGGTGACCGGCGGTCCCGGCGAGACGTCGCTGACGGCCACGGTGGCGGGCCCCTCCGCCCTGGACCTCGGCGGACGGACCGACCTTGCCACCATGGCAGGCGTCATGGCCGGCGCCGATGCCGTCATCAGTGGCAACACCGGCCCGGCCCACCTGGCAGCCGCGGTGGGCACACCCGTGGCGTGCCTGTTTTCACCCGTGGTCCCGGCCATCCGCTGGGCGCCCTACGGCGTGCCCCTGGAACTCCTTGGGGACCAGAACGCACCCTGCCGCATGTCCCGCGCCCGGGTATGCCCGGTTCCCGGCCATCCGTGCCTCGACTCTGTCTCGCCCGAGGAAGTCGTGGCGGCCGTGGAACGCCTGATCAGCGGAGTGAGCTCCTTCAGCACCCACGTCAGCACCCGTAGAAAGGCCCGCAACAGATGA